Below is a genomic region from Castanea sativa cultivar Marrone di Chiusa Pesio chromosome 2, ASM4071231v1.
AAGTTCACcaacagaaaagaagaaagtatgAAGAGAAGGATACCAACGGCGTACCAAATGCCTAAGGTCCTTAGCATCTCTGAAACCTTCAAGGTTCCTGGAAATTGCCACTACCCTCAGGATCCCAGCGCGTTCCAGACAGCCCACAAACTCCTCATCAGCAAGCTCCCTATTTACCCAAATGGGCCAACCAGTGACCTTCCAAGGGATAAAATCGAAAAAAATGGGGATCGCCTCTCGAGATCCCCACCTAATTAGGAGGTCCAAAATCTCCCTTGGGTCAGGGACCTAAGCAGAACTGACCAAACCCACCTAACTAGAGAATACCCAGGCGTGAGGAGAAGGAGGGACCTCACCATGAGACACCACAAGGAAGAATAGGCTGGGAGTGTACCAAGGGTCTCGTAATGGAAAATCTGGACGCTCCGCGAGCCGCTACGACTCACCCTGGGCAAAAGTAGAGGAATTCTCACCCTCAGAAGGGCTGGGGGTATGCTCCCTCCTTTTTcaagaggaagaggaagccaTCAGAGCAACAAGTGTGCTAGGGAGTCCAAGGGATGAGGCACACGGAAAAGGAAGACAAAGAAGTAGATTGACTGTAAGAAAGAAGATAAGCTTAAAGATGGAAAGGTCAAGGAAGTAAagggaaaatgagaaaaaattgcaataataaCGCAAAGAGAAGTTGGAAGAAGATGATGTATAGAAAGGCGCGCCAGTTgccaaaattaaatttcaaggaTAAAGTTATTGGCAGTTATTAATAGGAGTTGCGGGGAACATGAAAAGTGGGTGGAGGAATTTTTTCACTCTAAAAAATTAACTACCACGTCCCATGCAAAGGGGGGAAGTTACAAAAGAGGGAAGCGCAACGTGCAAAGAAGACCAAGATACCCAAAATCAGCAGGAAGTCAGTATCctgaaagaagagagaagggAACCCGAGGATAATTAAAATAGTGAAGAAGGAAGTCCTACGGAAAATAAAACTTTGTATTACTAACGCGTGGGTTGCAGGCAGCCTACGAGCTTGgggggctaaatgttgaggtctaaaaaatcATGACACAAGGCCCAAAGAAATAGCACATTGGGCCAACCCatgaaaagtaaaattgaaaaaagggTTTGGgctcacaaaaagaaaagaatggtaGGCCTAATAGATTTGAGGCCCAAGATCCATGAAGGGGCAGGTTTTAAAATCCATGaaacaaagggaagaaagaaaagggccCAGCCTGCCAAGATCAGAGGACCAAAGAGAGTCTAATAGAAAGAGTTGGGCCAGGatccactacaaaaaaaatgcctaTTAGCGACCAAGAATTTTTGACGAACCCAAAAAGCCCtttcaaaaaatcttatttgCAATGGCAAAGTAAATCCctcgcaaatacttgggaaaatgtgaaatatttgtgatCAACAAGAAAAGCTGTCGCAATTATGTGTTATAGTCgtcacaaatactaatattttggagggaaatttaccctccatattatttgcgagggacaattaaaaatctctcgcaaaaagtgtattatttgtGACGGTAAAAAAAAGCTgtcactaatactaaattatttgcgagGGTTAGGATCGaccttcacaaataatcattaaaatgtcaaaaattttggagggaaatgttCCCACCAAATTATTTCCGATGGACAATAAAAATCCCTtgcaaaaagtttattttttgtgtgagtTAAAAATATGTCCTTACTAACACTAAATTATTTGCGAGGGCTACGATTGACCTTCGCAAAAgatcattaaaatattaaatttttttggagataaaagttattctaaaattcaaataaaaaaaagtataaacgTATAGcactttgtattctttaaaTGAACATTTTGTTTacagtctaaaaaaaaaaactttttatatacaTCCTATATAAGAAAGGTAGGTCATTATTTTCTAAACAATTGTACCCATGAAAAATGATATcactttcaacttcaaaatggtagcctaaaattcaagaatttcaaccttttgtactctttctctctctctctctctctctctctcgtgaataaaaatttatttccattaaaataatgcataaaagatgagtttatagatcaaatggtaaattacatccaattgacattaaaattggcatgtatgttaagaatatatagaacatgtaatccaatggttggattttcaaaatatgaattcaataataagttattgggtgatgtaacattttttagagttacatcacgtgtaacttgaactcaactctatatttcgtaattcgatgtgaattttgacaaagctaccgttagattacattatctacatatattttttgtgcTTATAAAAattcaaggtgatcaaatattaatttccatgtcatcaatcaattgtttaaattcaagcttttgtagtttaaaataatgcataaaagatgagtttatagatcaaacggtaaattacatccgattggcatgaaaattgacatgcatgttaaaaacatacagagaatgtaatccaataattggattttcaaaatatgaattcaataataagttattgggtggtgtaacattttttagaattacgtCAGTTGTAACTTTAAcctaaccctatatttcttaattcgatgtgaattttgacaaatctaccgtgagattacattatcttcatatatttttcatgcttacaaaatttcaagataatcaaaaattaattgccatgtcatcaatcaattgtttaaatttaagtttttgtagttttgaataatgcataaaagatgagtttatagatcaaatggtagaTTACATTCGAttagcatgaaaattggcatgcaagTTAAGACCagatagaacatgtaatccaacagttggattttcaaaatatgaattcaataataagttattgggtggtgtaacattttttagagttacatcaggtgtaactcgaacccaaccctatatttcttaattcgatgtgaattttgacaaatctaccgttagattacattatcttcatatatttttcatgcttacaaaatttcaaagtgatcaaagattaatagccatgtcatcaatcaattgtctagattcatgttttagtagtttaaaataatgcataaaagatgagtttatagaacaaatggtaaattacatccgattggcatgaaaattggcatgaatgttaagaacatatagaaaatgtaatccaacgattggatttccaaaatatgaattcaataataagttactagatggttagatttcaaatccaatggttagatttcaaatctaagtatgGCACGTGATGGACATGTATTGTGTACCTATATGGCTATATATATTCTCTCAATCTGACCATCCAACTGGTCTCAAATTTCACTAACATcaatatgtcaccatactcttcaatcctaatgatcaagatttgaatataaatttcacCAAGTCTAGTGGTATCAGGACCATCTATTAAGTATGATcgggtttgaccaactttgactACACATTTCTCTAAGTCCAATCGCTTGATTatgaccataatttactagaATTAACCTTTCATTATACTCTTcaaatctaacggttagatttcatATCTAAGTATGATGTAtgatggacatgtgttgtgtacttgtatgtttatgtttatttaatcTGACTATTTAATTGatctcaaatttcaccaacaccaGTATGTAATCATACTCTTCTTTCCTATtgatcaagatttgaatatgaattttacCAAGTCCAATGGTCTCAGgaccatttttttaatgatcatgTCAGCATTTAGTATGCAAACAATGCACTCCGTTTGtcatgtaaacaattttcatcagTGAGATGACAGTAAGAACCAAAATGGAAcgcatttttcattttagggaCCAAAAACAAGGGAATCAATACCGTACCAGAGACTGTTTTTGTTTGGtcaaataaatgaaatatttcggtaccCGTTAATACTAGTGTACCGTTTCGGGATTACtgctaattttatatatttgtatataaaaataaatacataactatttatttacttatttataagtTCATTAGTCAAAAtccatataatttattaaaaatatttacaattataagtctatatcttattaattaatatgctaaactttagttaaaaacttaaaatgttagctcattttaataataatagataatttatctatttaataaatactcaatatatagttttttttagttgatttatttaataaacaataatataataataatagtatttgtGGTCCACAACACGTTATCAATTTGACAGATggttaaaaatttcaaaaaggttGAATAGACACTCCAAAGAACAGAGGTGATAGGAAGAAAATttccccccaaaattttttttcctttcccgcACAAAATTCTCCAAAAATTTTCccacacaaaattttcatttctcacACAAAGTTTTTACCCACaaaactctctcattttctctctcacacacgGCCTCTCccattcacacacacacacacaaccccACCGGCGCCGACGAGTAGAGCCCAGCCTAGCCCAGCCTAGCCCAGCGACGACGTCGACTCGGCCAAGCCCAGCCATCGACTCCTCTCCTCCTCGACCACTCTACCGTCAACCCATACCCATCGGCTCTCTCTTCCTCACCACAAGAtcctttctccctctctcccctTACCACCCCCATACCCATGCCCATTCCGATTTTGCTTGGtaagttatttatttgattttttgttttgattattgtgaaattttgggtttggatttggatACTTAACAttaggttatttatttaattttcaattttgctttttgtaaaatttgggtttggattttgtggTGTAATATGTAGATacattgtttaaatttttttatgatttttgtgaaatttgggtttggatttggtgaagtaatttaatttttgtgatgcatattttaatttttgtgtttaggcggcattttgttttggtttgttcgtactctttctttttgtgtttgtgtatagGGCTAGTTATGtatgataattaatttgtttcTAAGTTCAAGTCAAAATTCTAACAATGCTATGATTTTtaatccttttcttcttctagaACAACAGTGTAAGATATTTGCCTGGGTTCGGCCCTGCAGTTCATCAAGAATGCAATGACTGTGGGAAGAAATTCAACATGGGTGGACCTATATGGTCTGCTCCCATCCATGATCAAGATTGGGTAACCTCCATATTGGCAGACGTGAAATCTATGCAGGACCGGTACCCTGCTTATGCTCGAATCTCTGCTGCACTGACGAATGTATCAAAGGTGTGTTTGTTTACTTTACCCCGATGTTGTATCTTTGATGTGTGTAGAGTTATTCATTTTGGAGGGAGTGTTTACAATAGATTGGTTGGTAATTCTTAAATTTTCCCAAGAAGATTGGTGTCTAGTCAACACCACATTGTAATGTGCCTTATCCGACGGCACTATAcatttgtttgttgcttttatatatatatataattggtttCTATCCTACATATTATGTTTTATAATATCTTTTTAGTTATTTGGTTTTTCCTagtcaagaaaaataaatattagtatttggtTTCAGATGGTGAAGCTTATGGGCAGTGTGTGGACCTTGTCAATTGATAATTTCCTCCTTATGACAGCCATCTTTTAAATTCTCATTCCATGATCATACTGTTTGCAGGAATTGCCTGATGTTCCTCTGTTTGTGAGTCTGCACAGCCTTTGCGCCACACTTAAATGCACTTCTCCATTAGCAGTAATTTTCCGTTCAGCTGTGATCAATGCTGGATATCATATATCTAGAACTCGTGTGAATCCACTGGAGCTGAAATCGGATGCTCCCATGGATGTCATTTGGGACATAATGCGGTGTTGGGTAAGAATTcacttttattatctttttgacATGGGCATGTATCCATTTCTTTGGGTCCCTGCACTTTCATCTtggtttctttattttgattttgcatATGAATCTTCTAAGCCACGAattgaaatggccaaattttcATGTATCCATGTCATCTTGTTTCATGTTTTCACAAGCTATCTattgtttagattttgttttgggGTTCCACAAACTAGCTATTGTTTAGATTTCAACTATATCAGAAATTTCTTAATAAGTGGAAACTAGAAAGTCTTCACTTGGTAGTCTACATTCTATGAAAGACTTGATGAGTGTACAGTGGATTGCTTTTCATTAGTGGTAAGGGCCTTCGTTCATTTACTTGCCTCCTTCCAGCTCAGAATGCCTAATGCCTATTATCCTATCTAGTTCTAGAAGTTAATTGCTAAGACCTCACCCTTCTGGTGTTGCTTTCTGCAAGGGGGTGAAGCACTCTGCCGGACATCCCAATCTTGGAGGCCTGTTTGCCATAGTAATTCAATGTGAAAAAGTCATACCCAGAGCTCAAAAGTCCCACTTTTGTGGGATTTGGGGTTGGTCTTGGTAGACAGCCATAtccccaattttttttggagaggctACAAACACATTATGCAAGTTCCGCTCATACCTATACC
It encodes:
- the LOC142624100 gene encoding tRNA (guanine(26)-N(2))-dimethyltransferase 2-like, encoding MGGPIWSAPIHDQDWVTSILADVKSMQDRYPAYARISAALTNVSKELPDVPLFVSLHSLCATLKCTSPLAVIFRSAVINAGYHISRTRVNPLELKSDAPMDVIWDIMRCWVWSCLHVKAN